The stretch of DNA ACATGGGATCGAGTCCGCAGCATCCCCTCGGATCGAGCATCTTATCGCGCTACTATCCGCAGTCGCGCGGCTGGGCGCTGACGTTTCACACCTCGGCAGGCAATCTCGGCTCGTTCATCGGTCCAGCAGCGGCCTCCTTCGCGCTTTTGTACATGGGTTGGCGTAGCACCTTCGTTTTGTTCGGCGCGATCAGCTTGATCATGGGGCTGACGCTCTTCGCCGTGCGCGACCACGCCGGCGGCGCCAATGAAATCGCCGGCGGCAAGAAAAAAGCCAAAGCCGGCTTCGATGCCTATCTTCAATGTTTGAAGAACCGCAACATCTTGTTCACTTCGCTCGTGTTAATGGCCGGGGCAGCCGGCCGCGGCACTGGCGTCAACTTGACTTACTTAGTTCCGTTTTTCATGCAGAAGTTCGGCGTCAGCGCCTCGAGCGGCGGATTTATTTTGACCCTCATGCAAGCCGCCGGCTTAGTCGGACCGATGCTGATCGCCTGGCTGTCCGACCGCACCGGCAAACGCACCCTGATCACCCAAGCGACCTTGCTGTTGTCCGCCGTCATGACGATCTTTTTGGTGCAGCATTCCTCGCTGACAATTCTCTTTTACGCCAACCTGCTGCTCTACGGCGCTTTCGTCCAAGCCCGCGGCGCGCTCACCCAAACCAT from Deltaproteobacteria bacterium encodes:
- a CDS encoding MFS transporter yields the protein MSEPTTAAETTLANAAPTLEATIHQKRVALGLISSCHALNHLQYSITSVMFPVMMTELGFGLVGLGFISALSSFVGQGLQVIYGFLANFFKRSTMLAVGNVVVGITAMSQYFVGSFPQLVTARVAIDMGSSPQHPLGSSILSRYYPQSRGWALTFHTSAGNLGSFIGPAAASFALLYMGWRSTFVLFGAISLIMGLTLFAVRDHAGGANEIAGGKKKAKAGFDAYLQCLKNRNILFTSLVLMAGAAGRGTGVNLTYLVPFFMQKFGVSASSGGFILTLMQAAGLVGPMLIAWLSDRTGKRTLITQATLLLSAVMTIFLVQHSSLTILFYANLLLYGAFVQARGALTQTMIGDFASEELTDAAFSIYYFVGFISGPIWTLIIGYVMQHYGFTEAFYIAAGTYIAGMVLLLFVKEEPKAVTA